From Deinococcus aquaticus, one genomic window encodes:
- a CDS encoding NUDIX domain-containing protein, with product MGAGVVVLHAETVLLVRRSDNALWDVPGGGAEAGELPEDTARRELREETGLSVGALRGLGVFPHRHTYPEGNVVAWETHVFTADFAGGEPRASDDAAQVRWWPLAALPDDVSDATRAYFTALVQLPLPGGLVRAACGEGRGEES from the coding sequence GTGGGTGCAGGCGTTGTTGTCCTGCACGCTGAGACCGTCCTGCTGGTCCGCCGGAGCGATAATGCCCTGTGGGACGTGCCGGGCGGCGGCGCGGAGGCCGGGGAGTTGCCGGAGGACACGGCGCGGCGTGAACTGCGCGAGGAAACAGGCCTGAGCGTCGGCGCGCTGCGGGGGCTGGGCGTGTTCCCTCACCGGCACACGTACCCGGAGGGGAACGTGGTCGCCTGGGAGACGCACGTGTTCACAGCCGACTTTGCAGGTGGGGAGCCGCGCGCCTCGGATGACGCGGCGCAGGTGCGCTGGTGGCCGCTGGCAGCCCTCCCCGACGACGTGTCGGACGCGACCCGCGCGTATTTCACAGCGCTTGTTCAGCTCCCTCTCCCTGGGGGACTCGTCAGAGCCGCTTGCGGAGAGGGCCGGGGTGAGGAGTCCTGA
- a CDS encoding carotenoid biosynthesis protein → MRFSPTVWRFGLAFAALGVAFLGALLVMGRNPVGWVLIALGLPLSGVLALAGDALGPAFPEVLGERLAGLLSATRLWMALVALYVALKIPVPLWPEGFPVLGLASTAALCAAALAFVWERVGWLRAALMLVVSFGVGLGVELLGSRTGIPFGEYTYAGAPAPTLLTVPLIVPLGWFALTLTATSLSRGRPWLAGALMMLWDVGLEPLMTAQGYWTWTDPLPLWAGAPVQNFLGWWAVGWGLSWVFAGLAPGLFGRAGVGWALPGWLERVDGNVQASRVPSLSLLPGARRAGEGLDFRVVYATEAFFLPGGLVLVGRYAEAAVTLSAMGLGLGLARALRPGRRAVARAR, encoded by the coding sequence ATGAGGTTCTCCCCCACCGTGTGGCGGTTCGGACTGGCGTTCGCGGCGCTGGGCGTGGCGTTCCTGGGGGCGTTGCTGGTCATGGGCAGGAATCCCGTGGGTTGGGTTCTGATTGCGCTGGGCCTGCCGTTGTCGGGCGTGCTGGCGCTGGCGGGGGACGCGCTGGGTCCGGCGTTCCCGGAGGTGCTGGGCGAGCGGCTGGCGGGCCTGCTGTCGGCGACGCGGCTGTGGATGGCGCTGGTGGCGCTGTACGTGGCGCTGAAGATTCCGGTGCCGCTGTGGCCGGAGGGGTTCCCGGTGCTGGGGCTGGCGAGTACGGCGGCGTTGTGCGCGGCGGCGCTGGCGTTCGTGTGGGAGCGCGTGGGGTGGCTGCGGGCGGCGCTGATGCTGGTCGTGTCGTTCGGGGTGGGGCTGGGCGTGGAGTTGCTGGGGAGCCGGACGGGCATTCCGTTCGGGGAGTACACGTACGCGGGGGCGCCCGCGCCGACGCTGCTGACCGTGCCGTTGATCGTGCCGCTGGGGTGGTTCGCGTTGACGCTGACGGCCACGAGCCTGTCGCGCGGGCGGCCGTGGCTGGCGGGCGCCCTGATGATGCTGTGGGACGTGGGCCTGGAGCCACTGATGACCGCGCAGGGGTACTGGACGTGGACGGATCCGCTGCCGCTGTGGGCGGGCGCGCCGGTGCAGAACTTCCTGGGCTGGTGGGCGGTCGGGTGGGGCCTGTCGTGGGTGTTCGCGGGGCTGGCGCCGGGGCTGTTCGGGCGGGCCGGGGTGGGCTGGGCGCTGCCCGGCTGGCTGGAGCGGGTGGACGGGAACGTGCAGGCGAGCCGCGTGCCGTCCCTGAGCCTGCTGCCCGGTGCGCGCCGGGCCGGCGAGGGCCTGGATTTCCGGGTGGTGTACGCGACCGAGGCGTTCTTCCTGCCGGGCGGACTGGTGCTGGTGGGCCGCTACGCGGAGGCGGCGGTGACGCTGAGCGCCATGGGGCTGGGGTTGGGGCTGGCGCGGGCGCTGCGGCCGGGTCGGCGTGCGGTGGCCCGTGCCCGGTAA